A stretch of the Nyctibius grandis isolate bNycGra1 chromosome 13, bNycGra1.pri, whole genome shotgun sequence genome encodes the following:
- the MCTS1 gene encoding malignant T-cell-amplified sequence 1 isoform X2 — MFKKFDEKENVSNCIQLKTSVIKGIKNQLIDQFPVIEPWLNQIMPKKDPVKIVRCHEHIEILTVNGELLFFRQREGIFYPTLRLLHKYPFILPHQQVDKGAIKFVLSGANIMCPGLTSPGAKLYPAAVDTVVVSFFNCLICVSILLYLGI, encoded by the exons ATGTTCAAGAA ATTTGACGAAAAGGAGAATGTATCAAACTGCATCCAGCTGAAGACTTCAGTTATTAAAGGTATTAAGAATCAACTGATAGACCAGTTTCCTGTTATCGAACCATGGCTAAACCAAATTATGCCAAAGAAAGACCCAGTTAAAATAGTAAGATG TCATGAACATATAGAAATCCTCACTGTGAATGGGGAGTTGCTGTTCTTCAGACAAAGAGAAGGGATTTTTTACCCAACGCTAAGGCTGCTTCACAAAT ACCCATTTATTCTACCACATCAGCAAGTTGATAAAGGCGCCATTAAATTTGTACTAAGTGGAGCTAATATAATGTGCCCTGGCCTGACGTCTCCTGGAGCAAAACTTTACCCTGCTGCCGTTGATACTGTTGTTGTATCCTTCTTTAACTGCTTG atttgtgTCTCAATTCTTCTGTACCTTGGAATCTAA
- the C1GALT1C1 gene encoding C1GALT1-specific chaperone 1 gives MISESSSFLKGVVLGGAFCVVVMLLGHIKVGHSTKAHHHEHHHIQAPNKEDVLNLSEGERMELSKSIRVYCIILVKPKDLGHWAAVKETWSKHCDKVEFYSSENVKVFDSVALNTNDMWVMMRKAYKMTYERYRDEFSWFFLAYPTTFAIIENLKYFLLKKDPLQPFYIGHTVKSGDLEYVDGEGGIVLSIESLRRLSHILEDSDKCPEQGGMIWKVAEDKQLAICLKYTGVVAENAEDSEGKDVFNTKSVGALIKEAMSSHPEQVVDGCCSDMAITFSGLAPNHMHVMMYGVYRLRPYGHTHNDALIFLPPPGSDND, from the coding sequence ATGATTTCTGAAAGCAGCTCCTTCCTGAAGGGCGTGGTGCTTGGAGGAGCCTTCTGCGTGGTGGTTATGCTCCTCGGACATATTAAGGTGGGCCACAGTACCAAAGCACATCACCACGAGCACCATCACATCCAGGCTCCCAACAAAGAAGATGTCTTAAACCTTTCAGAAGGTGAACGCATGGAGCTTAGTAAAAGTATCCGCGTTTATTGTATCATCCTTGTGAAGCCAAAAGATCTGGGGCACTGGGCTGCAGTGAAAGAGACGTGGAGCAAGCACTGCGACAAGGTGGAATTCTACAGCTCTGAAAATGTCAAAGTGTTTGATTCTGTAGCCCTCAACACAAATGATATGTGGGTGATGATGAGAAAAGCTTACAAGATGACATATGAACGCTATAGAGATGAATTCAGCTGGTTCTTCCTTGCATATCCAACAACATTTGCTATTATTGAAAATCTCAAGTATTTCCTACTGAAAAAAGACCCCTTGCAGCCTTTTTATATAGGCCATACTGTGAAATCTGGTGACCTTGAGTACGTAGATGGTGAGGGAGGAATCGTCTTAAGCATTGAATCACTAAGACGACTCTCCCATATTCTGGAAGATTCTGACAAGTGTCCAGAGCAGGGAGGTATGATTTGGAAAGTTGCTGAGGACAAACAGCTAGCAATCTGCCTGAAGTATACTGGAGTGGTTGCCGAAAACGCCGAAgattcagaaggaaaagatgtCTTTAACACTAAATCCGTTGGTGCTCTCATTAAGGAAGCAATGTCCAGTCACCCTGAGCAGGTGGTGGACGGCTGCTGCTCCGACATGGCCATCACATTCAGTGGACTGGCCCCGAACCACATGCACGTGATGATGTACGGTGTTTACAGGCTGAGACCCTACGGCCACACGCACAACGATGCACTCATCTTCCTTCCGCCTCCGGGCTCAGACAATGACTGA
- the MCTS1 gene encoding malignant T-cell-amplified sequence 1 isoform X1, protein MFKKFDEKENVSNCIQLKTSVIKGIKNQLIDQFPVIEPWLNQIMPKKDPVKIVRCHEHIEILTVNGELLFFRQREGIFYPTLRLLHKYPFILPHQQVDKGAIKFVLSGANIMCPGLTSPGAKLYPAAVDTVVAIMAEGKQHALCVGVMKMSAEDIEKVNKGIGIENIHYLNDGLWHMKTYK, encoded by the exons ATGTTCAAGAA ATTTGACGAAAAGGAGAATGTATCAAACTGCATCCAGCTGAAGACTTCAGTTATTAAAGGTATTAAGAATCAACTGATAGACCAGTTTCCTGTTATCGAACCATGGCTAAACCAAATTATGCCAAAGAAAGACCCAGTTAAAATAGTAAGATG TCATGAACATATAGAAATCCTCACTGTGAATGGGGAGTTGCTGTTCTTCAGACAAAGAGAAGGGATTTTTTACCCAACGCTAAGGCTGCTTCACAAAT ACCCATTTATTCTACCACATCAGCAAGTTGATAAAGGCGCCATTAAATTTGTACTAAGTGGAGCTAATATAATGTGCCCTGGCCTGACGTCTCCTGGAGCAAAACTTTACCCTGCTGCCGTTGATACTGTTGTT GCAATAATGGCAGAGGGAAAACAACACGCATTATGTGTGGGAGTAATGAAGATGTCAGCTGAGGACAt TGAGAAGGTCAACAAAGGGATTGGTATCGAAAATATCCACTATTTAAATGATGGCCTTTGGCATATGAAGACATACAAGTGA